In Kitasatospora gansuensis, a genomic segment contains:
- a CDS encoding MBL fold metallo-hydrolase gives MPSELVYSVHTAGEPGMYKTSVLVTGEREALLIDGQFTLAEQHRVLADVIDSGKRLTTVFVSAADPDYYFGLQVIRQAFPDVRVVCTPATLAKIEATWKAKLETWALLGANLATEVVIPELLGSDRFELEGHVFEVRGGHRDLVWRTEYVWQGQERAVLGGALLWAGLHAWTADSPTAGERAAWDEVLAQVEALGPRLVVAGHAAPGAPTDASVVSATRAYLAAFEEELAGAADAAALQEAMRRRYRGLGLGVALELGSQVATGEMTWG, from the coding sequence ATGCCGTCCGAGCTGGTCTACAGCGTGCATACCGCCGGGGAGCCGGGGATGTACAAGACGTCGGTGCTGGTGACCGGGGAGCGTGAGGCTCTTCTGATCGACGGTCAGTTCACGCTTGCCGAGCAGCATCGGGTGCTGGCCGATGTCATCGACTCGGGGAAGCGGTTGACAACGGTGTTCGTCAGCGCGGCCGACCCGGACTACTACTTCGGACTGCAGGTCATCCGGCAGGCGTTCCCGGATGTGCGGGTGGTGTGCACCCCCGCCACGCTGGCCAAGATCGAGGCGACCTGGAAGGCGAAGCTCGAGACCTGGGCCCTCCTGGGGGCGAACCTGGCGACGGAGGTGGTGATCCCCGAGCTGCTGGGGTCGGACCGCTTCGAGTTGGAGGGGCACGTCTTCGAGGTCCGCGGCGGCCATCGGGACCTGGTGTGGCGCACCGAGTACGTGTGGCAGGGCCAGGAGCGGGCGGTTCTGGGCGGCGCGCTGCTGTGGGCGGGGTTGCACGCGTGGACCGCGGACTCGCCCACGGCCGGGGAGCGGGCGGCGTGGGACGAGGTCCTGGCGCAGGTGGAGGCGCTCGGGCCGCGCCTGGTGGTCGCCGGCCATGCGGCGCCGGGTGCTCCCACCGATGCCTCGGTCGTCTCCGCCACCCGCGCCTACCTGGCGGCGTTCGAGGAGGAGCTGGCCGGCGCCGCCGACGCGGCGGCGTTGCAGGAGGCGATGCGGCGGCGCTATCGGGGCCTGGGACTGGGGGTCGCGCTGGAGCTCGGCAGCCAGGTCGCCACCGGCGAGATGACGTGGGGCTGA